One part of the Halobacteriovoraceae bacterium genome encodes these proteins:
- a CDS encoding AAA family ATPase gives MVELLLQQNAKPNQIDLAGISPLMYATKINNLDIIKLLLKYGGDPYLKSKDGLNSSFDFARLTGNEVIIPVLEDTKKNRQEEIHISDLIGQETAKRQLNEIISLSKLNRERIKKNMKEVSVILHCVYFGNPGTGKTTFARFFAQEIKKIGFLKKAHLVEVSRNDLIAKYSGQTAEKTTKVFNQAIDGVLFIDEAYSLKIDENDQFGQECINTLISLIENNRSRIIIILAGYKEEMQNFLHLNPGLKTDARNIVMAIKEISKLRKERSFGNAREVRNVIDRGIVQQSVRLTNENKTDFSKDELSTLIFSDFTFSPLDQGDFDDFNQQNKQVNSPMEKLNRLIGINEIKSEISELANFVEVSKLRSPNALPEIGLHMVFTGNPGTGKTTVARILGELFKNLDLLSSGHLVEVDRSQLVAPFVGQTAIKTKETIERALGGILFIDEAYTLFRNEHSDNFGLECIDTLLKYMEDFRNRLVIIFAGYPEQMDVFLKSNPGLNSRINRTLNFPDFTDEELILIAQSMANEKNYVLDDKAKNQLGHLIAQQRSKMHFGNARTTRNLLENSYKKHANRMIDLKKTKNLSKEELNTLIEEDFIF, from the coding sequence ATGGTCGAATTACTTCTACAACAGAATGCAAAACCAAACCAAATTGATCTAGCAGGAATATCTCCCTTAATGTATGCAACGAAAATAAATAATTTGGATATTATCAAATTGCTTCTCAAATATGGTGGAGATCCTTATTTGAAAAGCAAAGATGGACTGAATTCATCATTTGATTTTGCAAGGTTGACTGGAAATGAAGTCATTATTCCAGTATTGGAAGACACTAAAAAAAATAGACAAGAAGAGATTCATATTAGTGACCTTATTGGACAAGAAACGGCCAAAAGACAACTTAATGAAATTATTTCACTTTCTAAATTGAACAGAGAAAGAATCAAAAAAAATATGAAAGAAGTTTCTGTAATTTTGCACTGTGTATATTTTGGAAACCCTGGTACAGGGAAAACTACGTTTGCAAGGTTTTTTGCTCAAGAAATTAAAAAAATTGGATTTCTTAAAAAAGCGCACCTCGTTGAGGTGAGTAGAAATGATCTTATTGCGAAATATAGTGGGCAAACCGCAGAAAAAACGACAAAAGTATTTAACCAGGCCATTGATGGTGTCCTGTTTATTGATGAGGCCTACTCTCTTAAAATTGATGAAAATGACCAATTTGGCCAGGAATGTATAAATACACTTATTAGTTTAATAGAGAATAATCGAAGTAGAATTATTATTATTCTTGCAGGTTACAAAGAAGAAATGCAAAACTTTCTGCATTTAAATCCTGGTTTAAAAACTGATGCCAGAAACATCGTTATGGCGATAAAAGAAATTTCAAAACTTAGAAAAGAAAGATCATTTGGAAATGCTAGAGAAGTGAGAAATGTCATTGATAGAGGAATTGTTCAACAAAGTGTCAGACTTACAAATGAAAATAAAACCGATTTCTCTAAGGATGAACTGTCCACATTAATTTTTTCTGACTTTACTTTTTCTCCACTTGACCAGGGAGATTTTGATGATTTTAATCAACAAAATAAGCAAGTTAATTCGCCAATGGAAAAATTAAATCGATTAATTGGAATTAATGAAATCAAATCTGAAATAAGTGAACTAGCGAACTTTGTTGAGGTTTCCAAACTAAGGTCTCCAAATGCATTACCTGAAATTGGACTTCATATGGTTTTCACCGGAAATCCAGGTACTGGTAAGACTACAGTTGCTAGAATCTTAGGAGAACTTTTTAAAAATTTAGACTTACTTTCAAGTGGTCATCTAGTAGAAGTCGATCGTTCCCAATTAGTTGCACCTTTTGTAGGACAAACTGCAATTAAAACAAAAGAAACCATAGAAAGAGCATTAGGAGGCATTTTATTTATTGATGAGGCCTATACTCTCTTTCGAAATGAACACAGCGACAATTTTGGATTGGAATGCATTGATACTCTATTAAAATATATGGAAGATTTTAGAAATAGATTGGTTATTATTTTTGCCGGTTATCCAGAACAAATGGATGTTTTTCTAAAATCAAACCCTGGATTAAACAGTCGAATTAACCGAACTCTAAATTTTCCGGATTTTACTGATGAGGAATTAATATTAATTGCTCAGTCTATGGCCAATGAAAAAAACTATGTCCTAGATGACAAAGCAAAAAACCAATTAGGACATTTGATCGCTCAACAAAGAAGTAAAATGCATTTTGGAAATGCTCGAACTACGAGGAATTTGCTCGAAAATTCCTATAAAAAGCATGCAAACAGAATGATTGATTTGAAGAAAACAAAAAATTTGTCAAAAGAAGAACTCAATACATTGATTGAGGAAGATTTTATTTTTTAA
- a CDS encoding rhomboid family intramembrane serine protease, producing the protein MKKNVISIVYFIGLIWIGFFLSFIIPINNFGIIPRTLRGLIGIILSPFLHANLNHILSNTTALIVFTPLFSFIETKQIISKLGILILVSGFITWTIGGSGVHIGASGLIFSLYGFLISLAYFQRKFSYFALSFFISIFYGYMIFGVFPIEKGISWEGHLGGLIAGIIYAKYLKK; encoded by the coding sequence TTGAAAAAAAATGTCATCTCGATAGTTTATTTTATTGGTCTCATTTGGATTGGATTTTTTTTGAGTTTTATTATTCCAATTAATAACTTTGGAATTATCCCAAGAACTCTTCGGGGATTAATTGGAATAATTTTGTCTCCATTTTTACATGCAAACCTAAACCATATTTTATCAAATACAACTGCACTGATTGTTTTTACTCCTCTTTTTTCGTTTATAGAAACCAAACAAATCATTTCCAAATTAGGCATATTGATACTCGTATCTGGTTTTATCACTTGGACGATTGGCGGGAGCGGAGTACATATCGGAGCATCAGGTCTAATCTTTTCTCTATATGGTTTTCTGATTAGTTTGGCCTATTTTCAACGAAAATTTTCATATTTCGCTTTATCATTCTTTATCTCTATATTTTATGGATATATGATTTTTGGAGTTTTCCCTATAGAAAAAGGTATTTCCTGGGAGGGACATCTTGGTGGACTCATTGCAGGAATTATCTATGCAAAATATCTTAAAAAATAA
- a CDS encoding efflux RND transporter permease subunit, translating to MNLSVFGKFTKYFLENSKISLIFVLSIFLMGLFSYQQTPKKYNPTIVAPAFYVSIEKKGWPQKDMMELIAKPLERVLFDIEGVEDILMNIREEGRVDALVKFYVGEKLLDAKVTLRDRLTSDIFKAPVGVNNIIIRTIDPEEVPIFVVSFSSDKLDEVELRKKVQKLKDKFNKVEGLSRMSLYGGSIEELRVEVDLEKAKKFQVPFDRIASIITQNNNYSFAGLIENSDTNFKVFVDNKANSIEKLENLVVYTNYNVNVYLKDIAQVYYTAEQRKSYIINFNKKDNTERKNTIYLAMAKYPSTNIITVTKEFEDIVKELKNKEDIDVNVVLNDGFVASREINTLLSNLLTSIVIVVIVLIIFLDFKASILVGVTIPLTLLCVFILANFFGHTINRITLFALILSMGLLVDATTVVAENIYSWVRRKKYDNFHDNILGATNEVGGALFMASLTTVVAFIPMNFISGMMGPYMAPIPFFVPVAIIFSFILSISIIPWLSTYLLKNLEGSEEEQDEEKGILKIYLNYLRTILKSNAYQKVLFWGIIAIIGFVSLFPAFKFVRFRMLPKADVDQVYVYIDLDKNTSVHKTKSVVTRISKRIENIKYVKSIDSFTGHAPYLDFNGLFKGVENRNGPHQSTLRVNLDEKSTRDLMSEEIATKIRKELIKFKKELNLDFKVVEDPPGPPVMSTINLKIQSENYELAKNESKEFFEFFKKVEGTVDHDISVTKKEVKEYILEVDKYKAVQANVSSEKIIGTIKTLYSGDIVSEVIGLGASDQTFITVRVKQDIRKDIKYLDTITIQNDHRINVPLSKFIKVEERSLKEDLQRETFNNTIYLTSEMEGRSVTYASVDILMKLLDYKLKNGDGKVIEWDLYHVKYKTKDGELITFKLGGEWDLTLDVFWDLGVAMMFALLIIYIVLIAQFKSFLDSFLILLTIPLSLIGIMPGFALLGLFIGEYFTATSMIGVIALAGIAVNNSIILLEYINQHKDIYELDDLLVMSCKRRLKPIFLTTLTTILGAATIVFDPVWSGLSWAIITGLFISSVLVLLFFPISYKLTMKFRK from the coding sequence ATGAATTTGAGCGTTTTTGGTAAGTTTACAAAATATTTTTTAGAAAATTCTAAGATATCTTTAATTTTTGTATTGTCAATATTCCTTATGGGTTTATTTTCTTATCAGCAAACACCAAAAAAATATAATCCAACAATTGTTGCTCCGGCCTTTTATGTCTCAATTGAAAAGAAAGGCTGGCCTCAAAAAGATATGATGGAGTTAATTGCGAAGCCACTTGAGAGAGTACTTTTTGACATTGAGGGTGTTGAAGATATTTTGATGAATATAAGGGAAGAGGGGAGAGTTGATGCATTAGTTAAATTTTATGTTGGAGAAAAATTACTAGATGCTAAAGTAACCCTTCGTGATAGATTAACTTCTGATATATTTAAAGCACCTGTTGGTGTTAATAATATTATAATTAGAACAATTGACCCTGAAGAAGTTCCAATCTTTGTTGTGTCCTTTAGTTCAGATAAATTAGATGAAGTCGAACTCCGAAAAAAAGTTCAAAAACTGAAAGATAAATTTAATAAAGTAGAAGGACTTTCAAGAATGTCTCTCTATGGTGGGAGTATAGAGGAGTTAAGGGTTGAGGTTGATTTAGAAAAGGCCAAAAAATTTCAAGTACCTTTCGATCGCATTGCTAGTATCATCACTCAAAATAACAATTATTCTTTTGCGGGTCTCATAGAAAATAGTGATACTAATTTCAAAGTTTTCGTAGACAATAAGGCCAATAGTATAGAAAAGTTAGAAAATTTAGTTGTTTACACAAATTATAATGTAAATGTTTATCTAAAAGATATTGCTCAAGTTTATTATACGGCAGAGCAAAGAAAATCTTATATTATTAATTTTAATAAAAAAGACAATACTGAGAGAAAAAACACAATTTACTTAGCTATGGCGAAATACCCTTCTACTAATATTATAACTGTAACTAAAGAGTTTGAAGATATAGTTAAAGAGCTTAAAAATAAGGAAGATATTGATGTGAATGTCGTTTTAAACGATGGGTTTGTCGCGAGTAGAGAAATTAATACTTTACTTTCAAACTTACTCACTTCTATCGTGATTGTCGTAATTGTATTGATTATTTTTCTTGATTTTAAAGCATCGATTCTTGTAGGAGTTACTATTCCTCTTACTCTCTTATGTGTTTTTATTCTGGCCAACTTTTTCGGGCATACAATCAATAGAATTACATTATTCGCACTTATTTTATCGATGGGCCTACTTGTTGATGCCACTACTGTTGTTGCGGAAAATATTTATTCTTGGGTTCGACGGAAAAAATATGACAACTTTCACGACAATATTCTTGGAGCAACTAACGAGGTTGGTGGCGCTCTCTTTATGGCCTCTTTAACTACTGTTGTTGCATTTATACCGATGAATTTTATCTCTGGAATGATGGGCCCATATATGGCGCCAATACCATTTTTTGTACCTGTTGCCATAATATTTTCATTCATCCTTTCGATTTCGATTATTCCTTGGTTATCTACTTATTTATTAAAAAATTTAGAAGGTAGTGAAGAAGAACAAGACGAAGAAAAAGGAATTTTAAAAATTTATTTGAACTATTTGAGAACTATCCTTAAAAGTAATGCCTATCAAAAAGTCTTGTTTTGGGGAATTATTGCTATTATTGGATTTGTAAGTCTTTTTCCAGCATTTAAATTTGTACGTTTTAGAATGTTACCCAAGGCCGATGTTGATCAAGTATATGTTTATATTGATCTAGACAAAAATACTTCTGTTCATAAAACAAAATCAGTTGTCACAAGAATTTCAAAACGTATTGAGAATATTAAATATGTAAAATCTATCGATAGCTTCACTGGGCACGCACCATATTTAGATTTTAATGGGTTATTCAAAGGTGTGGAAAATCGAAATGGACCCCACCAATCAACTCTAAGAGTAAATTTGGATGAAAAATCAACCAGGGACTTAATGTCAGAAGAAATCGCAACGAAAATACGAAAGGAACTAATTAAATTTAAAAAAGAATTAAATCTTGATTTCAAAGTGGTAGAAGATCCACCAGGCCCTCCGGTAATGAGTACAATAAACTTGAAGATACAATCTGAGAACTATGAACTTGCAAAGAACGAGTCCAAGGAATTTTTTGAATTTTTTAAAAAAGTCGAAGGAACTGTTGATCATGATATTTCCGTTACAAAAAAGGAAGTGAAGGAATATATTTTGGAAGTAGACAAATATAAGGCCGTGCAGGCCAATGTTTCTAGCGAAAAGATTATAGGTACGATCAAAACACTATACAGTGGAGATATTGTTAGTGAAGTCATCGGGTTAGGGGCAAGTGATCAGACGTTTATAACTGTTAGAGTAAAACAAGATATAAGAAAAGATATTAAATATCTAGATACAATCACCATTCAAAACGATCATAGAATAAATGTTCCACTGTCGAAATTTATTAAAGTAGAAGAAAGGTCTTTAAAAGAAGATCTCCAAAGAGAGACATTTAATAATACCATTTATCTTACATCTGAAATGGAAGGCCGATCTGTTACTTACGCAAGTGTCGACATACTTATGAAACTATTAGATTACAAACTTAAAAATGGTGATGGAAAAGTTATCGAATGGGATCTCTATCATGTTAAGTATAAAACGAAAGATGGAGAACTAATCACTTTTAAACTTGGTGGAGAGTGGGATCTTACTCTCGATGTATTTTGGGATCTTGGTGTTGCAATGATGTTTGCACTCTTAATTATTTATATTGTTCTTATTGCACAGTTTAAATCATTTTTAGATTCGTTTTTAATTTTACTTACAATTCCTCTGTCTTTAATTGGTATAATGCCTGGTTTTGCTCTTCTTGGCCTTTTTATAGGAGAGTATTTTACTGCAACTTCAATGATTGGTGTAATAGCCCTGGCCGGAATTGCTGTAAACAATTCGATTATTTTGTTAGAATATATAAATCAACATAAAGATATTTATGAACTTGATGATTTACTCGTCATGTCTTGTAAAAGAAGGCTTAAACCTATATTTTTAACCACGCTAACGACGATTCTTGGAGCGGCCACTATTGTGTTTGATCCAGTTTGGTCAGGGCTCTCTTGGGCCATCATAACAGGTTTGTTTATCAGTTCAGTTTTAGTGCTTTTATTTTTTCCGATTTCTTATAAATTAACTATGAAGTTTAGAAAATAA
- a CDS encoding LysR family transcriptional regulator, whose product MKWINYHHLIYFKEIAAKGSISKASQSLKVGQPALSSQLKNLEEYLGVQLFERKKRKLHLTEAGQVALDYASKISSLGQELIEVIDDKSFTKELHLSVGALDSIPKHLICDIVDFAHKKTNSFLSIYEDTATGLLNKLLGHKLDLVISDHEISNYLHKDIFSKCILKKPIYAYASPKFTYLDDDFPFSLNNTPCIVPTLHSKIRNEVDQYFHTQKIKPKLITETQDTAIQKILATRGEGVIFLPEFTTIDLLHDESLVKIGKLADVHVEYYLIYGKRMIENPAIRLILNQDFETLLPG is encoded by the coding sequence ATGAAATGGATCAATTATCATCACCTGATTTACTTCAAAGAAATCGCTGCTAAAGGAAGCATCTCTAAAGCTAGTCAAAGCTTAAAGGTTGGACAGCCAGCACTTAGTTCACAACTCAAAAATTTAGAAGAATATTTAGGAGTACAATTATTTGAAAGAAAAAAGAGAAAACTTCATTTAACAGAGGCCGGCCAGGTTGCACTTGATTACGCATCAAAAATAAGTTCACTAGGTCAAGAACTCATAGAAGTCATAGATGACAAATCATTTACAAAAGAACTCCACCTAAGTGTTGGGGCCCTAGATAGTATTCCAAAACATTTAATTTGTGATATCGTAGATTTTGCCCACAAAAAAACTAATTCCTTCTTATCTATATATGAAGATACGGCCACGGGGTTATTGAATAAACTCTTAGGTCATAAACTTGATTTAGTCATTTCAGATCATGAAATCTCAAACTACTTGCATAAGGATATTTTTTCGAAGTGTATTCTCAAAAAACCAATTTATGCTTACGCTTCTCCAAAGTTTACTTATCTCGATGATGATTTTCCATTTTCGCTAAATAATACCCCCTGCATCGTACCAACACTTCATTCAAAAATCAGAAATGAAGTTGATCAATATTTTCATACTCAAAAAATTAAACCCAAATTGATCACTGAAACTCAAGACACTGCTATTCAAAAAATTTTAGCAACAAGAGGTGAAGGTGTTATTTTTCTTCCAGAATTCACAACCATTGATTTGTTACATGATGAATCCCTTGTCAAAATTGGAAAATTAGCTGATGTACATGTGGAATACTATTTAATTTACGGAAAACGAATGATTGAAAATCCGGCGATTAGACTTATTCTTAATCAGGATTTCGAAACATTGTTGCCAGGATAA
- a CDS encoding TraR/DksA family transcriptional regulator produces the protein MNHNNRKEIVNLCEKKLLNLRERYEHTLAMNSSFPEEKAEVIDLATREIQMQDSSLHRRRMANLLPEIISALGRIQNGTFGICEITGEFIEERRLLAVPWTRISIKSQTPEAS, from the coding sequence ATGAATCACAATAATCGAAAAGAAATTGTTAATTTATGTGAGAAAAAGTTGTTGAACCTTCGAGAGCGCTATGAACATACCCTCGCGATGAATTCTTCATTTCCTGAAGAAAAGGCAGAAGTTATTGATCTGGCCACTCGTGAAATTCAAATGCAAGATTCATCATTACATAGAAGGAGAATGGCCAACCTCCTTCCTGAAATAATAAGTGCCCTTGGTAGAATTCAAAATGGTACTTTCGGAATTTGTGAAATAACTGGAGAATTTATCGAGGAAAGACGACTTCTGGCCGTCCCTTGGACAAGAATAAGTATCAAGAGTCAAACTCCTGAGGCATCGTAA